The following proteins are encoded in a genomic region of Anguilla anguilla isolate fAngAng1 chromosome 15, fAngAng1.pri, whole genome shotgun sequence:
- the si:dkeyp-34c12.1 gene encoding uncharacterized protein si:dkeyp-34c12.1: MSIRGKFKKSNADNVGLSHLENSNVCVQHRSPRWKASDTIPTGRQLPRTPVKRTSLVEKNYEIETRDILVTKRGINSENAPCFPAAVQGSPAKDDFSKGVVPEHRQMDEGLQRKLIRRPSTIFVTEKQPEEINPDCFIEGMVGYQWTQEDLEFVENTKNKRLIQQQKSELSVLLKQLEEVHRKRELILDSREKFRTNHPEFAAFDLTRLLARDFLSQRAEAAEVEALDPESLLAQIQGADVQRALYQERAELAELEKRWTTVQKLRKLQEKQSREAEQQEDAILQKQAKVDGLNTELSELKMKLLQAENALQAAQKQMEALKVPESAVDQSEVDIDKVLRRSKRIERRKQNFLEREDILRQIHSFN; the protein is encoded by the exons ATGTCGATCAGGGGGAAATTCAAGAAAAGCAACGCCGACAATGTCGGCTTATCACACCTGGAGAATTCGAATGTCTGCGTCCAACACCGTAGCCCAAGGTGGAAAGCGTCCGACACGATTCCGACCGGTAGACAGCTGCCTCGTACTCCTGTGAAGAGAACCTCACTcgtagaaaaaaattatgagatCGAAACAAGGGATATTCTGGTCACTAAGCGTGGAATAAATTCCGAG AATGCGCCCTGTTTTCCCGCAGCGGTTCAGGGCAGTCCCGCGAAAGATGACTTCAGCAAAGGCGTAGTTCCTGAACACCGTCAAATGGATGAAGGACTCCAGAGAAAGTTAATTCGAAGACCTAGCACCATCTTCGTTACAG AAAAACAACCAGAGGAGATTAATCCAGACTGTTTCATTGAGGGAATGGTGGGATATCAGTGGACGCAGGAAGACCTTGAGTTTGTGGAGAACACCAAAAACAAGAGATTAATCCAGCAGCAGAAG agcgAGCTGAGTGTCTTGCTGAAGCAGCTGGAAGAGGTGCACAGGAAGAGGGAGCTCATACTGGACAGCAGAGAGAAGTTCCGGACCAACCACCCAGAG TTCGCTGCCTTTGATTTGACGAGGCTCCTGGCCCGGGACTTCCTCTCTCAGAGGGCTGAGGCAGCTGAAGTGGAAGCTCTAGACCCCGAATCTCTACTGGCACAGATCCAGGGGGCAGATGTTCAGCGGGCTCTGTATCAGGAGAGGGCTGAATTGGCAGAGCTGGAAAAAAGATGGACAACAGTGCAGAAACTAAG GAAACTTCAGGAAaagcagagcagggaggcagAGCAACAGGAGGATGCAATACTCCAAAAACAG GCTAAGGTAGATGGGCTGAATACTGAACTGTCTGAGCTGAAGATGAAGTTGTTGCAGGCAGAG aatgctctgcaAGCCGCACAGAAGCAGATGGAGGCTCTGAAGGTCCCGGAGTCGGCTGTGGATCAGAGCGAGGTGGACATTGACAAAGTCCTCCGGCGTTCCAAGAGGATTGAAAGAAGGAAGCAAAACTTCCTGGAGAGAGAAGACATTTTGAGGCAAATCCATTCTtttaactga